A single genomic interval of Fibrobacter sp. UWB13 harbors:
- a CDS encoding acyltransferase family protein produces MDSAGPHKCLERSRNLDIIKGIGIVLVVLGHCECAAKHFIYLFHMPIFFMASGLVLNSGYSDSFPKFLDLLRKRFKSLWLPCFFFNTLFLLLSGAFIRYEIYPIDVKTAPTLANGILFNALLYMKGGPLAGACWFLGTLFEVTILYAFVDYLLKRLHVRFREFVNFALGLALFLVSFYLIQRGIRIHSIFEHIAGAYVMFAIGVLLKKLPFNAISPRIWMSVFVVTLAILLVCNQFGSVELSMGVYTSPAFYLLCAVAGWFLIYSVSVGVSHFSHASSFFSYLGQNTVCIIGLHFLTFKIVTYIQVSLYNLPHETLSVFPVLADRPFWWLAYTVVGVGAPLLINQGYKNVKRKVFS; encoded by the coding sequence ATGGATTCAGCGGGACCGCACAAGTGTTTAGAGCGTTCAAGGAACTTGGACATTATCAAGGGCATCGGGATTGTCCTTGTGGTTCTTGGCCATTGCGAATGCGCGGCGAAGCATTTTATTTACTTGTTCCACATGCCGATTTTCTTCATGGCTTCGGGCCTTGTCCTGAATTCGGGCTACAGCGATAGCTTCCCCAAGTTTCTGGATTTGCTCCGGAAGAGGTTCAAGAGCCTGTGGTTGCCGTGTTTCTTTTTCAACACGCTGTTCCTTTTGCTCTCCGGGGCGTTCATCAGGTACGAGATCTACCCCATCGATGTCAAGACGGCTCCGACTCTTGCAAACGGGATTCTTTTCAACGCGCTTTTGTACATGAAGGGCGGGCCGCTGGCGGGTGCCTGCTGGTTCCTCGGGACGTTGTTCGAGGTCACGATTCTTTACGCGTTTGTGGATTATTTGCTCAAGCGTCTGCACGTGCGGTTCCGGGAATTTGTGAACTTTGCGCTGGGGCTCGCGCTGTTTTTGGTTTCGTTCTACCTGATTCAGCGAGGCATTCGAATTCATAGCATTTTCGAGCACATCGCGGGGGCTTATGTGATGTTTGCCATCGGGGTTCTGCTGAAAAAATTGCCGTTTAACGCCATTTCGCCACGGATTTGGATGTCGGTTTTCGTGGTGACGCTTGCGATTTTGCTCGTCTGTAACCAGTTCGGGTCAGTAGAGCTGAGCATGGGGGTCTACACCTCCCCCGCGTTCTATTTGTTATGCGCGGTCGCGGGCTGGTTCCTGATTTACTCCGTTTCGGTCGGGGTGTCGCATTTTTCGCATGCTTCGAGCTTTTTCAGTTATCTGGGGCAGAATACGGTCTGCATCATTGGGCTGCACTTTTTGACGTTCAAGATTGTGACGTACATCCAGGTTAGCCTATACAATTTGCCGCACGAGACTCTGAGCGTGTTCCCGGTTTTGGCGGATAGGCCGTTCTGGTGGTTGGCGTACACGGTCGTCGGTGTTGGGGCGCCGCTGCTAATCAATCAGGGGTACAAAAATGTCAAGAGAAAAGTATTCTCTTGA
- a CDS encoding PD-(D/E)XK nuclease family transposase, with the protein MSNNANQSTKKYIVRNEQGEEFLLPKYAAIFRILMDDKDTIRDVLNSLLQLDHDHEIVDLEYEFEKPIDIFMPENDPARLDVWVHTKDNRYLNIEMQNKVHSFFFDRMQLYNSYLTLRGKYEYNRSPYFQGLSEEDRKYRYYELPETVSIWLCNSSILQSKDIYKDVWTTYSEYEVKSGNALPISRKNRYIVVDLPNFLRLRKGVKTREDFWLRLISRGPLQVPETEDPIFVNARERLRVSRMKPELLKALEANMFDHHEYEALEAEAFLKGEARGLASGMEKGAQQEREKSDARDSKRAEYFRSKGVPEDIISEGFALK; encoded by the coding sequence ATGTCTAATAACGCTAATCAATCGACTAAAAAATACATAGTCAGGAACGAACAAGGCGAGGAATTCTTGCTGCCTAAATACGCGGCAATCTTCCGTATTTTAATGGATGACAAGGATACTATTCGTGATGTCCTTAATAGCTTACTTCAGCTGGATCATGACCATGAAATTGTTGATCTCGAATACGAATTCGAGAAGCCCATTGACATCTTTATGCCGGAAAATGACCCTGCGCGTCTTGATGTCTGGGTACATACCAAGGACAATCGGTATCTTAATATTGAAATGCAGAATAAGGTGCACTCGTTCTTCTTTGACCGCATGCAACTCTATAATTCGTACCTCACGCTGCGTGGCAAGTATGAATATAATCGTTCGCCGTATTTTCAAGGACTGTCGGAAGAGGATCGTAAGTATCGCTATTATGAGCTTCCAGAAACAGTATCTATTTGGCTCTGCAATAGTTCGATTCTTCAATCAAAGGACATCTATAAGGACGTTTGGACCACTTATAGCGAATATGAGGTCAAGTCGGGGAACGCACTTCCTATTTCTCGGAAAAATAGGTATATTGTAGTGGACTTGCCCAATTTTTTGCGTTTGCGTAAGGGCGTGAAAACCCGCGAGGATTTTTGGCTCCGTCTTATTTCTCGAGGTCCGCTTCAGGTTCCGGAAACGGAAGACCCAATTTTCGTGAATGCTCGTGAACGTTTGCGCGTAAGCCGCATGAAACCTGAACTTTTGAAAGCATTGGAGGCTAACATGTTTGACCATCATGAATACGAAGCTCTTGAAGCCGAAGCCTTCCTTAAGGGCGAAGCTCGGGGCCTTGCGAGTGGTATGGAAAAGGGTGCCCAGCAGGAACGCGAAAAAAGTGATGCTCGTGATTCCAAGAGGGCTGAGTATTTCCGTTCTAAGGGCGTTCCGGAAGATATTATCTCTGAGGGTTTTGCCCTGAAGTAG
- the ruvA gene encoding Holliday junction branch migration protein RuvA, with product MIERIRGVLVQKSPTFVVVECAGVGYGINISAFTAGKLPEEGAEVTLHTNLVVREDSMTLFGFADTTEKNLFLMLLEVNGVGPKLAQRILSGSTPADLLNMIASDNKASLGKIKGLGKKTCEQMTLTLKEKAANMLQALGDVEGSGITSVGALTGAKLEAVLALHTLGVKDPAAEKAVVKAVEVLGDGADAAALIPEALKYL from the coding sequence ATGATTGAGCGGATTCGAGGCGTTTTGGTGCAGAAATCCCCCACGTTTGTGGTTGTGGAGTGCGCGGGTGTCGGTTACGGCATCAATATTTCGGCTTTTACGGCGGGCAAGCTGCCCGAAGAAGGTGCCGAAGTCACGCTGCATACAAATCTTGTGGTGCGCGAAGATTCCATGACGCTTTTCGGATTTGCGGACACGACCGAAAAGAACCTGTTTTTGATGCTTTTGGAGGTCAACGGGGTCGGTCCGAAGCTTGCTCAGCGGATTCTGAGCGGGAGCACGCCTGCGGACTTGCTGAACATGATTGCAAGCGACAACAAGGCTTCTCTTGGAAAGATCAAGGGGCTCGGCAAAAAGACTTGCGAACAGATGACGCTTACGCTTAAGGAAAAAGCGGCGAACATGCTGCAGGCGCTCGGCGATGTCGAGGGCAGCGGGATTACAAGTGTCGGGGCGCTGACGGGAGCAAAGCTCGAGGCTGTTTTGGCACTGCATACGCTCGGGGTGAAGGATCCGGCGGCGGAAAAGGCTGTTGTAAAGGCGGTCGAGGTTCTTGGGGACGGGGCGGATGCCGCAGCCCTCATACCGGAGGCTTTAAAGTATTTATAA
- the ruvB gene encoding Holliday junction branch migration DNA helicase RuvB, whose product MEDQRIISPQKCSFDEGDTDRNLRPPSLSEFTGQDDIKESLSIAIEAAKQRGDALDHCLFAGPPGLGKTTLSSIIAKEMGVNIHITSGPVLEKASDLAGLLTSLQENDILFIDEIHRLNRVVEEYLYPAMEDFRLDIMLDSGPAARSVNLPLKHFTLVGATTRSGLLTGPLRDRFGLQYRLELYNEKDIVKILMRSARILGVELSEEAAKILGGRCRGTPRVANRVLRRCRDVAQVRGTGVIDERAALKTLEMLGIDSEGLDPTDRKILAMMIDKFNGGPVGLGTISAAMGEEPDTLEEVYEPYLIQKGLISRTPRGRIATPNAYRMLHKTIPKSLMSEQMELLL is encoded by the coding sequence ATGGAAGATCAGCGTATTATTTCACCGCAGAAGTGTTCTTTTGACGAGGGCGATACAGACCGCAACTTGCGACCGCCTAGTTTGAGCGAATTTACAGGGCAAGACGACATCAAGGAAAGCCTTTCGATTGCGATTGAAGCCGCGAAACAGCGCGGCGATGCGCTCGACCACTGTTTGTTTGCAGGCCCTCCGGGACTCGGAAAGACGACTCTTTCGAGCATTATCGCTAAAGAAATGGGAGTAAACATCCACATTACAAGCGGTCCCGTGCTCGAGAAGGCAAGCGACCTTGCGGGGCTCCTCACGAGCCTGCAAGAGAACGACATTTTGTTCATCGACGAAATCCACCGATTAAACCGCGTGGTCGAGGAGTACCTCTACCCCGCCATGGAAGATTTTCGCCTCGACATTATGTTGGATTCTGGGCCTGCGGCAAGGAGCGTGAATCTCCCGCTCAAGCATTTTACGCTTGTGGGTGCGACCACTCGCAGCGGGCTTTTGACCGGACCGCTCCGTGACCGCTTCGGGTTGCAGTACCGCCTGGAGCTGTACAACGAAAAGGACATCGTCAAGATTCTCATGCGTAGCGCTCGCATTTTAGGCGTTGAGCTCTCGGAAGAGGCGGCCAAGATTCTCGGCGGACGCTGCCGCGGGACGCCACGTGTGGCAAACCGTGTACTCAGGCGTTGTCGAGACGTGGCTCAAGTGCGCGGAACAGGCGTGATTGACGAACGCGCCGCACTCAAGACGCTCGAAATGCTCGGAATCGATAGCGAAGGGCTGGACCCGACCGACCGCAAGATTCTCGCGATGATGATCGACAAGTTCAACGGAGGTCCGGTCGGTCTCGGGACGATCAGTGCTGCCATGGGTGAAGAGCCGGACACGCTCGAAGAGGTCTACGAGCCATACTTGATCCAAAAGGGGCTTATTTCCAGGACGCCGCGCGGACGCATCGCAACGCCAAACGCGTACAGGATGCTGCACAAGACAATACCAAAATCGCTGATGAGCGAGCAGATGGAATTGCTTCTGTAA
- a CDS encoding BamA/TamA family outer membrane protein, producing MIRLVTLLVLVGVLCLPARANESSEAVQDTSSSSSSFFEIISWPFVHVIQPFFSSLVYPIAAPMLYAIDNGVADKAVELITFGSKRNILIYPVFNLKPGSSTMIGVCYRHRNLFLQSDYTVIEEHFYANSDVDVKLRYSKQSLFGKKLYGATNLNLYMDRDNGFVLPMTKESFKQADTTLNWGVQLGFPLTESRNWNFSFGGELYYHWADFTDTKDSVLDDPKYRIEDRGLYQTHYEFPIFMNLVYDNLDFPYAPSRGQRFSLRASYVAVSEYEGINSDDLALVGLKREGGLKDGGKNHDFISIDAFYQIYFFIGSADKYVLTAKEGRKTRKFYTDFSWSEALRVWRPENLVETLFERRVFAFQFRFQGVWEMEKGGAPYSAFPALNARFPLRGYTNAWVAPFLMGFSAEYRWPVDRLVDGVVFDEYAMISDKVNSWSKDHLYNSWGFGVRVRKPDMFLLRLQFAFHSWHGISLIFTIAPEFR from the coding sequence ATGATTCGTTTGGTAACATTACTGGTACTTGTGGGCGTGCTGTGTTTGCCTGCGCGTGCAAATGAGTCTAGCGAAGCGGTGCAGGACACTTCTTCGAGTTCTTCGTCGTTCTTCGAGATCATTTCTTGGCCCTTCGTCCATGTCATCCAGCCGTTTTTTAGCTCGCTCGTTTACCCGATTGCGGCTCCGATGCTTTATGCGATTGACAATGGCGTTGCCGACAAGGCGGTGGAGCTTATCACGTTCGGAAGCAAGCGCAATATCCTCATTTACCCGGTGTTTAACCTGAAACCGGGGAGCTCCACGATGATTGGCGTGTGCTACCGCCACCGGAACCTGTTTTTGCAGAGCGACTATACCGTTATTGAGGAGCATTTTTACGCCAATAGCGACGTCGATGTCAAATTGCGCTATTCAAAGCAGTCCCTTTTCGGGAAAAAATTGTACGGAGCGACGAATTTGAACCTCTATATGGACCGTGATAATGGATTTGTTCTGCCGATGACAAAGGAATCGTTCAAGCAGGCGGATACGACTCTGAATTGGGGCGTGCAATTGGGTTTTCCGTTGACGGAATCGCGAAATTGGAACTTTAGCTTTGGAGGCGAACTCTATTACCATTGGGCGGATTTTACGGATACAAAGGACTCCGTGCTCGATGACCCAAAATACCGGATAGAAGACCGCGGCTTGTACCAGACCCACTATGAATTTCCGATTTTCATGAACCTCGTTTATGATAACCTAGATTTCCCGTATGCGCCGTCGAGAGGTCAACGTTTTAGCTTGAGAGCGTCTTATGTGGCTGTAAGTGAGTACGAGGGGATTAATTCCGATGACCTTGCGTTGGTAGGTCTGAAACGTGAGGGCGGTTTAAAGGATGGTGGCAAAAACCATGACTTTATCAGTATCGACGCCTTTTATCAAATCTATTTCTTCATCGGAAGTGCGGATAAGTATGTGCTTACGGCAAAAGAAGGCCGCAAAACGAGAAAATTCTATACAGATTTCTCGTGGAGCGAAGCGCTTCGTGTGTGGCGCCCAGAAAATCTAGTGGAAACACTTTTTGAACGCCGTGTTTTTGCATTCCAGTTCCGTTTCCAGGGCGTTTGGGAAATGGAAAAGGGCGGCGCGCCGTATTCGGCTTTCCCGGCATTGAATGCAAGGTTCCCCCTGCGTGGTTACACGAACGCGTGGGTGGCTCCGTTCTTGATGGGATTTTCGGCGGAATACCGTTGGCCGGTGGACCGCTTGGTGGATGGCGTTGTGTTCGACGAATATGCAATGATTAGCGATAAGGTGAATAGCTGGTCAAAGGACCATCTCTACAACTCGTGGGGTTTTGGTGTCCGCGTGCGTAAGCCCGATATGTTCTTGCTCCGCTTGCAGTTTGCCTTCCATAGCTGGCACGGCATCAGCCTTATTTTCACCATCGCCCCAGAATTCCGTTAA
- a CDS encoding MMPL family transporter has product MMFSLFAKIIKKLATYPKIILTVFLAVGILSIYPIMHLRWDLQLQDTITSAREPSNVQKIEDEFGGLGSLIVILQSADSSANYRIAKDLAQKMQTSPAVHFADFETDIDYYKKNKFLYASENDIDIMVHRIEQLKHDYIMKNNPLFIDLKSAIDSITQTTSEQREQLLSDLEKKYFDKLAVSHSNKTGTIRIVEIYPTHSISDLQANRNLFYEVTEQLKNEKTPSDFQVHYAGKVYESIQTGKRLLPEAKMVGYVTAGLIILLLILNFFRQPQLIFISALPIATPIVTTMACSYLFYGRINLFTLLLAIVLPGQALQIINHVLNRYFLEREQNLSPQLCIESALLGIGPSTAVSTFAFATLFASLILIPLPGLQELGVLGSTGCILNWAITLLFSTALLQVAQRKKPFSIRHSQIHPECKISMLSNRLNWTIFSIIIAASLVGLYIGGTRLHIRNDFSATEINYKDATIDSLIAETGFMNKTPVIVMLPESAESENLLEEFTKLKNDGELSTVNSLFTLAQFSPNLQQKKMEKLRQLHSLVTKEFREALSKSELENLEKVEQALEFDETDDFEPPEYIAKKFRDKHGKQGRFAFIFTDIKENYGSECVKLYKELHQIEGIDSGKYLVAGIPITRAIFLDRITNNFSRPLQVGGILIFLFILVYYNRFSRALFTALPAVFAACWFVASLNAFDVQISAYSALAFPILLGTSIDGSLQFFTAYYEKQKGTALTILRDKFFTIFLSQMAAFIGTYGMLVSSHPGLRSMGYVSLTGLICIFISQFTIFPLIAGSLDQYRLRQKRKKEAKNENAF; this is encoded by the coding sequence ATGATGTTTTCACTTTTTGCAAAAATTATCAAAAAATTAGCGACTTACCCAAAGATTATCCTTACGGTGTTCCTTGCGGTAGGCATCTTGAGCATTTACCCCATCATGCACTTGCGCTGGGATTTGCAGCTGCAAGACACGATTACGAGTGCGCGTGAACCGAGCAACGTCCAGAAGATTGAAGACGAATTTGGTGGGCTCGGGAGCCTCATCGTCATTTTGCAATCGGCGGATTCGAGCGCGAACTATCGCATCGCCAAAGACCTCGCACAAAAGATGCAGACGAGTCCGGCGGTCCATTTTGCGGACTTCGAGACCGACATCGATTATTACAAAAAGAACAAATTCTTGTACGCCAGTGAAAACGATATTGACATCATGGTGCATCGTATCGAGCAGCTCAAGCACGACTACATCATGAAGAACAACCCGCTGTTCATCGACCTCAAGAGCGCGATTGATTCCATCACGCAGACGACTTCGGAACAGCGCGAACAGCTTTTGAGCGACCTCGAAAAGAAGTACTTTGACAAGCTCGCCGTGAGCCATTCCAACAAGACCGGGACCATCCGCATTGTCGAGATTTACCCGACGCATTCCATCTCGGATTTGCAGGCGAATCGTAACCTGTTCTATGAAGTTACCGAGCAATTGAAAAACGAAAAAACGCCCAGCGATTTCCAGGTGCATTACGCGGGCAAAGTCTACGAATCTATCCAGACCGGCAAGCGACTTTTGCCCGAAGCGAAGATGGTGGGCTACGTCACGGCGGGGCTGATCATTCTGCTTTTGATTCTCAACTTCTTTAGGCAGCCGCAATTGATTTTTATTTCGGCACTGCCGATTGCAACGCCGATTGTCACGACGATGGCGTGTTCGTACTTGTTCTACGGGCGCATCAACCTGTTTACGCTTTTGCTTGCAATTGTGCTTCCGGGGCAAGCGCTGCAGATTATCAACCACGTTCTGAACAGATACTTCTTGGAACGCGAACAGAACTTGAGTCCGCAACTTTGCATTGAAAGTGCGCTGCTCGGCATTGGTCCCTCCACCGCTGTTTCAACTTTTGCATTTGCCACGTTGTTCGCTAGCCTCATCTTGATTCCGCTGCCGGGACTCCAGGAACTCGGCGTGCTCGGATCGACGGGCTGCATTTTGAACTGGGCGATTACGCTGCTTTTCTCGACCGCACTTTTGCAGGTGGCACAGCGCAAAAAACCGTTTTCCATCAGGCATTCGCAAATCCATCCTGAATGCAAAATTTCGATGCTTTCGAACCGTCTGAACTGGACGATTTTCTCGATTATCATCGCGGCAAGTCTTGTCGGACTTTACATCGGCGGCACACGCTTGCACATCCGCAACGACTTTTCGGCAACAGAAATCAACTACAAGGACGCGACGATTGATTCCCTGATTGCAGAGACGGGATTCATGAACAAGACACCGGTCATCGTGATGCTCCCGGAAAGTGCCGAAAGCGAGAATCTGCTGGAAGAATTCACCAAGCTTAAGAACGATGGTGAACTTTCGACCGTCAATTCACTGTTTACGCTCGCGCAGTTCTCCCCCAACTTGCAGCAGAAGAAAATGGAAAAGCTCCGCCAGTTGCATAGCTTGGTCACAAAGGAATTCCGTGAAGCGCTCTCCAAGAGCGAACTTGAAAATCTTGAGAAGGTGGAACAAGCTCTAGAATTTGACGAAACGGATGATTTTGAACCGCCCGAGTACATCGCCAAAAAGTTCCGCGACAAGCACGGCAAGCAAGGGCGTTTTGCGTTCATCTTTACCGACATCAAGGAAAACTATGGTAGTGAATGCGTCAAGCTGTACAAAGAACTTCACCAGATTGAAGGAATCGATAGCGGAAAATACTTGGTGGCGGGCATACCGATTACACGCGCTATTTTCTTGGACAGGATTACAAATAACTTTAGTAGGCCCTTGCAAGTGGGCGGTATTTTGATATTCCTGTTTATCCTCGTTTATTACAACCGCTTTAGCCGTGCGTTGTTTACGGCGCTCCCGGCCGTATTTGCGGCGTGCTGGTTCGTAGCGTCGCTCAACGCGTTTGACGTACAAATTTCGGCATACAGCGCCCTCGCCTTCCCTATCTTGCTTGGCACAAGCATCGATGGTTCCCTCCAGTTCTTCACGGCTTATTATGAGAAGCAAAAAGGAACGGCGCTCACCATTCTTAGGGACAAGTTCTTTACGATTTTCCTCTCGCAGATGGCTGCGTTTATCGGTACTTACGGCATGCTTGTTTCGTCCCACCCGGGGTTGCGTAGCATGGGTTATGTCTCGTTGACAGGCCTTATCTGCATATTCATTTCTCAATTCACCATCTTCCCCCTCATCGCAGGATCGCTCGACCAATACCGTCTGAGACAGAAAAGGAAAAAGGAAGCTAAAAATGAAAACGCTTTCTGA
- a CDS encoding pyridoxal phosphate-dependent aminotransferase produces MKTLSDRTQNIAASLTVAIDTMAKQMIADGKDVVSLGAGEPDFGTPTPIQDAAIEAIRAGKTRYTAPVGILDVRKAVAKKLEDENGLHYDASQIIMTSGAKHAVFNALAALINPGDEVIIPAPYWVTYPELVKWLGGTPVFVEAGIEKNFKIDAEDLRKACTPRTKAILLNNPCNPTGAVYSKSELEALAKEIVAQDIYCISDEVYEYFVYDTEFTSAAVFPGMAERTIVINGFSKSHCMTGWRIGYDAAPAPIAKIIGKIQGQATHHPSNVAQYAALGALNMDKSNVHAMQAAFRKRRAYMLERTSFLSTKPRAPEGAFYLFAPVSDYYGKKTPDGKVIAGSIDFCSALLESKGLAIVPGAAFGDDTCVRFSYAASDENLAKACDRFEAFVKELQ; encoded by the coding sequence ATGAAAACGCTTTCTGATAGAACGCAAAATATTGCAGCATCGCTCACCGTCGCCATCGACACGATGGCAAAACAGATGATCGCAGACGGCAAGGACGTCGTGAGTCTCGGCGCAGGCGAACCCGACTTTGGAACGCCCACTCCCATTCAAGATGCGGCTATCGAGGCAATCCGCGCAGGCAAGACGCGCTATACCGCACCCGTCGGGATTTTGGACGTGCGTAAGGCAGTCGCCAAAAAACTGGAAGACGAAAACGGGCTCCATTACGACGCATCGCAAATCATCATGACTAGCGGTGCAAAGCACGCTGTGTTCAACGCACTCGCCGCCTTGATTAACCCTGGCGACGAAGTGATTATCCCCGCCCCGTACTGGGTCACGTACCCGGAACTTGTGAAGTGGCTCGGCGGTACGCCGGTGTTTGTTGAAGCCGGCATTGAAAAGAACTTCAAGATTGATGCCGAAGATTTGCGCAAGGCTTGCACGCCGCGCACGAAGGCAATTCTCTTGAACAACCCGTGCAACCCTACTGGCGCCGTTTACAGCAAGAGCGAACTTGAAGCACTCGCCAAAGAAATTGTCGCACAGGACATCTACTGCATCTCGGACGAAGTTTATGAATACTTTGTCTACGATACAGAATTTACAAGTGCCGCGGTATTCCCCGGCATGGCAGAACGTACAATTGTGATTAACGGTTTCTCGAAATCGCATTGCATGACCGGCTGGAGAATCGGTTACGATGCTGCCCCCGCTCCTATTGCAAAGATCATCGGCAAAATCCAAGGGCAGGCCACGCACCATCCGAGCAATGTCGCACAGTACGCCGCCCTCGGCGCACTCAACATGGACAAGAGCAATGTACACGCCATGCAGGCAGCCTTCCGCAAGCGCAGGGCTTACATGCTCGAACGCACTTCGTTCCTCTCGACCAAGCCGCGCGCCCCCGAAGGTGCATTCTACCTGTTTGCACCGGTGAGCGATTACTACGGCAAAAAGACTCCGGACGGCAAGGTGATTGCAGGCTCGATTGATTTTTGCAGCGCACTTTTGGAAAGCAAGGGACTTGCGATTGTGCCGGGAGCCGCCTTTGGCGACGACACATGCGTTCGATTCTCGTACGCCGCAAGCGACGAAAATCTCGCGAAGGCTTGCGACCGCTTTGAAGCGTTCGTGAAAGAATTACAATAA
- a CDS encoding ATP-binding cassette domain-containing protein, which produces MFPFRLVNPDPSKPFTIGRKSDNVLQFDNLMVSRYHAVLNFTDGKWILQSLTQNSITMLNGKDVTTAVLNDGDVILIGPRQLRATLRGADLTLLIMEREAESDMQTVTLTTEWREVEIPGIGKAKCRRIVSRDARSSGSAEIKFAKAIVDEGGKRTRTISIASGDACRFESAVVGFRNNDLLIEAQNSGFDVFAQNVNVFAGKKQLLKGIDFELPAGEILAIIGRSGQGKSSLLKMIQGINSCDKQSIVRIGGVDYRKNEIRRRIAILPQDPPLRPELTVEETILDGARSSMDVRNFKQDALARLEKFCELFGLSGRKHNLVKTLSGGEMRRVALARELMGNPGLVILDEPLSGLDPYNSRILCTHLKQLAFLGHTIILTTHSYEALQIANKVLVLHLGEEAFFGTVQAAYTHFNTNDPQALLTSITQSKAAEFHENYKHEQKVRDSKYYFERTKLPRNFAYTVRLTAKQWFRDKGRIAALFVQPAIIGFLLSQIFSDQSSLWTVAFAIILCANWFALSLSIREIVQEKDILRDKFRRGVSALSTLTAKCTLPIIFTMMQTAIVYAFISSRITPTPKITLIACVFACIAVPATTVGLFTSTLAKNTSQANAFLPLLIIPQVALAGALVPLDQMQPIGRALSSVIWSRYNQASLLNILLERKDDIFNAIFAIAIALSFYIVTAILLHKLKKPR; this is translated from the coding sequence ATGTTTCCATTCCGCCTCGTCAATCCAGACCCATCGAAACCGTTTACCATCGGGCGCAAATCGGATAACGTTTTGCAATTCGACAACCTGATGGTTTCGAGGTATCATGCGGTTCTGAATTTTACGGACGGCAAATGGATTTTGCAAAGCTTGACCCAGAACAGCATCACGATGCTGAACGGGAAAGACGTGACGACCGCCGTTTTGAATGATGGCGACGTGATTCTCATTGGGCCAAGGCAGTTGCGAGCAACGCTCCGTGGCGCAGATTTGACGCTTTTGATTATGGAGCGAGAAGCGGAAAGCGATATGCAGACCGTAACGCTCACGACGGAATGGAGAGAAGTCGAGATTCCGGGAATCGGGAAAGCGAAGTGCCGCAGGATTGTGAGCCGAGATGCGCGCAGTTCTGGAAGTGCCGAGATTAAATTCGCGAAAGCGATTGTGGACGAGGGCGGCAAGCGCACACGCACGATTTCGATTGCAAGCGGTGACGCCTGTCGATTTGAATCGGCTGTGGTCGGGTTCCGCAATAACGATTTGCTGATTGAAGCGCAAAATTCGGGCTTTGATGTTTTTGCGCAAAATGTGAATGTTTTTGCTGGTAAAAAGCAATTACTGAAAGGGATTGATTTCGAGCTCCCCGCAGGTGAAATTCTTGCGATTATCGGGCGTTCCGGTCAAGGTAAATCTTCACTCCTGAAGATGATTCAAGGCATCAACAGTTGCGACAAGCAAAGCATTGTGCGCATTGGCGGTGTCGATTATCGCAAAAACGAGATTCGCAGGCGCATTGCAATATTGCCGCAAGACCCGCCGCTCCGCCCGGAGCTGACCGTCGAGGAAACCATCCTCGACGGTGCGCGTTCGTCGATGGACGTGCGGAACTTCAAGCAAGATGCACTCGCGCGACTCGAAAAGTTCTGCGAACTTTTCGGGCTGAGCGGACGCAAGCATAACCTCGTGAAGACGCTCAGCGGCGGCGAAATGCGCCGCGTCGCGCTCGCACGCGAGCTCATGGGCAATCCGGGCCTCGTGATTCTCGACGAACCGCTCTCGGGTCTTGACCCGTACAATTCGAGAATCCTTTGTACGCACTTGAAGCAGCTAGCGTTCCTCGGTCATACGATTATCCTCACGACTCACAGCTACGAAGCGTTGCAGATTGCAAATAAAGTTCTCGTACTGCACCTGGGCGAAGAAGCATTCTTCGGTACCGTTCAAGCAGCATACACGCACTTCAATACGAACGACCCGCAAGCGCTCCTCACGAGCATCACACAAAGCAAGGCAGCGGAATTTCACGAGAACTACAAGCACGAGCAAAAAGTGCGCGACAGCAAGTATTACTTTGAACGCACGAAGCTCCCCCGCAATTTTGCCTACACCGTACGCCTTACCGCCAAGCAGTGGTTCCGCGACAAGGGCCGCATTGCCGCACTTTTTGTGCAGCCTGCGATTATCGGATTTTTGCTTTCGCAGATTTTTTCCGATCAAAGTTCGCTTTGGACCGTCGCCTTCGCGATTATTCTTTGTGCGAACTGGTTTGCGCTCTCGCTTTCCATCCGTGAAATCGTGCAAGAGAAAGACATTCTCCGCGACAAGTTCCGCCGAGGCGTTTCGGCACTTTCGACGCTGACTGCAAAATGCACGCTCCCCATCATTTTCACAATGATGCAGACGGCAATCGTCTATGCGTTTATCAGTAGCCGCATTACCCCCACCCCCAAAATTACACTTATCGCCTGCGTTTTCGCCTGCATCGCCGTCCCCGCAACCACCGTCGGGCTTTTCACGAGTACGCTCGCCAAGAACACGAGCCAGGCAAATGCCTTCTTGCCGCTCCTCATCATCCCGCAAGTCGCCCTCGCCGGAGCCCTCGTGCCACTCGACCAAATGCAGCCCATTGGCCGCGCGCTTTCGAGCGTCATCTGGTCGCGCTACAACCAAGCTTCGCTCCTCAACATTTTGCTGGAACGAAAAGACGACATTTTCAACGCGATTTTCGCCATCGCCATCGCGCTTAGTTTCTATATTGTAACTGCAATTTTACTACACAAATTAAAGAAGCCAAGATGA